The following are encoded together in the Leptolyngbya sp. 'hensonii' genome:
- a CDS encoding branched-chain amino acid ABC transporter permease yields the protein MSYLWHLLIYLGVYTIVAVSLNLIVGYCGLLSLAHASFFALGGYVYGLATLTLKWGFVEATFLAILIAVVLSLMVSIPAWRFKGNFFVLVSLAVQALLFGAFYNWYGDAPIGTLQNLTNGTFGLSGVSKPVLLGWQLQQTSSIVGLTWFLTLLCVGISWLLLGSPWGRLLRSLRDDELVTRGLGKNTRWLKTQAFAIACGMVALAGAILTSYIGFIDPSAAALDESILMLSMVLVGGVGNFRGPLVGAFILLAIPEILRFVQIPDAIAANVRLILYGVSLLLVIHLRPEGVAGKYRLE from the coding sequence GTGAGCTATCTCTGGCATTTGCTCATCTATCTAGGAGTCTATACTATCGTTGCCGTCAGTCTGAACTTAATTGTGGGGTACTGTGGCTTGCTGAGCTTAGCTCATGCTAGCTTTTTTGCATTGGGGGGCTACGTCTATGGGCTGGCGACTCTGACTTTGAAATGGGGCTTTGTTGAAGCGACATTCTTAGCCATTCTGATTGCTGTGGTTTTAAGCCTGATGGTTTCGATTCCGGCTTGGCGATTCAAGGGCAATTTTTTTGTATTGGTGTCGTTGGCGGTGCAAGCACTGCTATTTGGAGCGTTCTACAACTGGTATGGGGATGCACCGATAGGAACCTTGCAAAATTTGACGAACGGGACGTTTGGCTTATCGGGTGTTTCAAAACCAGTTCTATTAGGTTGGCAGTTGCAACAGACCTCTAGCATTGTGGGACTGACTTGGTTTCTGACCCTGCTGTGTGTTGGAATTTCTTGGTTGTTGCTCGGTTCTCCGTGGGGGCGATTGCTGCGATCACTACGAGATGATGAACTCGTCACCCGAGGACTAGGAAAAAATACGCGCTGGCTCAAAACTCAGGCATTTGCGATTGCCTGCGGTATGGTCGCGCTGGCAGGAGCCATCTTGACCAGCTATATCGGATTCATTGATCCCAGTGCAGCAGCGTTGGATGAATCGATTTTAATGCTATCAATGGTGCTAGTTGGCGGAGTCGGCAATTTTCGAGGGCCTTTGGTGGGGGCATTCATTTTGCTGGCAATTCCAGAGATTTTACGATTTGTCCAGATTCCCGATGCCATCGCAGCGAATGTCCGCTTAATTTTGTACGGAGTCAGTCTACTGCTCGTGATTCACCTCAGACCCGAAGGGGTTGCAGGCAAGTACCGCCTAGAGTAG